In Erythrobacter litoralis HTCC2594, a single genomic region encodes these proteins:
- a CDS encoding agmatine deiminase family protein, with protein sequence MPPEWAPQDWLWIGFPHLAEEWPDHLERAQEQIAVFANAVTESGQQVRLLVRDAANEARAQELVSADVKLERRVYGDIWLRDTGPLVRGDGSALRCGFNGWGGKYEMPGDEAIGAELARDAGLPLFTRDWVLEGGAIDGDGTGLVVTTEQCLLNPNRNPHMDRGDIEAALCRDLGFDRVLWLGDGLLNDHTDGHVDNLARFFAPNRLCLPRANGPDDPNAAIYADAKARAEAIGVEVAEIPSPGRIERDGKVEPASYVNFAITTFLVVVPTFGSPQDEEGVAAIAGLFPDRETVGLPADAVLAGGGGFHCASQQKPLLDTDRI encoded by the coding sequence ATGCCGCCCGAATGGGCGCCGCAGGACTGGCTGTGGATCGGCTTTCCGCACTTGGCCGAGGAATGGCCGGACCATCTTGAACGCGCGCAGGAGCAGATCGCTGTCTTCGCCAACGCTGTGACGGAAAGCGGCCAGCAAGTGCGGTTGCTGGTCCGCGACGCCGCCAACGAAGCGCGGGCGCAAGAGCTTGTGTCTGCCGATGTAAAGCTCGAGCGCCGCGTCTACGGCGATATCTGGCTGCGCGACACTGGGCCGCTGGTGCGCGGCGATGGGTCCGCCCTGCGCTGCGGTTTCAACGGCTGGGGCGGCAAATACGAAATGCCCGGCGACGAGGCGATCGGCGCGGAACTGGCGCGCGATGCGGGTCTGCCGCTGTTCACTCGCGACTGGGTGCTGGAAGGCGGCGCGATCGATGGTGACGGGACGGGTCTGGTGGTGACGACCGAGCAATGCCTGCTCAATCCCAATCGCAACCCGCATATGGACCGGGGCGATATCGAAGCGGCGCTTTGCCGGGATCTCGGCTTCGATCGCGTCCTCTGGCTCGGCGATGGCTTGCTTAACGACCATACCGATGGCCATGTCGACAATCTTGCGCGCTTCTTTGCGCCGAACCGGCTCTGCCTGCCGCGTGCGAACGGCCCGGACGATCCCAATGCGGCGATTTATGCCGATGCCAAGGCGCGCGCCGAGGCAATCGGCGTGGAGGTGGCGGAAATCCCATCGCCCGGCCGGATCGAGCGTGACGGCAAGGTCGAACCGGCAAGCTACGTCAACTTCGCGATCACCACCTTCCTGGTGGTGGTGCCGACCTTCGGCTCACCGCAAGATGAGGAAGGCGTCGCCGCCATCGCGGGGCTTTTTCCGGATCGTGAAACCGTCGGTCTGCCCGCCGATGCCGTGCTGGCAGGCGGCGGCGGCTTTCATTGCGCCAGCCAGCAGAAGCCCTTGCTGGACACAGATCGGATTTAA